The Verrucomicrobium spinosum DSM 4136 = JCM 18804 genome includes a region encoding these proteins:
- a CDS encoding alkene reductase, which yields MPSLQDPLQVGAWTLPNRIIMAPLTRCRSSEGRVPNAMMQEYYAQRADAGLIISEATSVTPMGVGYPDTPGIWSDAQVEGWKGVTDAVHAKGGRILLQLWHVGRVSDPVYLNGELPVAPSAVQPAGHVSLIRPEKAFVTPRALELDEIPGIIEAYRKGAENAKAAGFDGVEIHGANGYLLDQFLQDKTNLRTDEYGGSVENRARLMLEVTDAVISVWGADRVGMHLAPRGDAHDMGDSHPLSTFAYVAKELGARGIAFICARESLGEKRSGPALKRTFGGVYISNERFTKETAEQVLAAGEADAVAFGVAFIANPDLVERFRQDAPLNAPDPSTFYGKGPKGYTDYPTLKEVAALA from the coding sequence ATGCCTTCCCTTCAAGATCCTCTCCAAGTCGGCGCCTGGACGCTGCCCAACCGCATTATCATGGCCCCGCTCACACGGTGCCGTTCCAGCGAGGGCCGGGTGCCCAACGCGATGATGCAGGAATACTACGCGCAGCGGGCTGACGCGGGACTCATCATCTCAGAAGCCACGTCCGTCACCCCTATGGGGGTGGGCTATCCCGACACTCCGGGCATCTGGTCAGACGCCCAAGTGGAAGGCTGGAAAGGCGTGACCGATGCGGTTCACGCGAAGGGTGGGCGCATTCTTCTACAGCTCTGGCACGTGGGGCGTGTCTCGGACCCAGTGTATTTAAACGGGGAACTGCCCGTGGCTCCCAGTGCTGTCCAGCCGGCTGGGCATGTCAGCCTCATTCGCCCGGAGAAGGCCTTTGTCACCCCGCGCGCGCTGGAGCTTGATGAAATCCCCGGGATCATTGAGGCCTACCGCAAAGGCGCGGAGAATGCCAAGGCGGCGGGCTTTGATGGGGTGGAGATCCATGGTGCCAATGGCTACCTTTTGGACCAGTTCCTTCAAGACAAAACGAACCTGCGCACGGACGAGTACGGTGGGAGCGTGGAGAATCGCGCCCGCCTCATGCTGGAGGTGACGGACGCCGTGATCTCCGTGTGGGGGGCAGATCGCGTAGGCATGCATCTGGCTCCGCGTGGAGACGCTCATGACATGGGGGACAGCCACCCACTGTCCACCTTTGCCTATGTGGCCAAAGAGTTGGGAGCTCGAGGGATCGCTTTCATTTGCGCCCGCGAGTCTCTGGGAGAGAAACGCAGTGGCCCGGCCCTCAAGCGGACCTTCGGCGGCGTGTACATCTCCAATGAGCGCTTTACGAAAGAAACGGCCGAGCAGGTGCTGGCTGCTGGCGAGGCTGATGCAGTGGCCTTTGGCGTGGCTTTCATTGCCAACCCCGATCTTGTGGAACGCTTCCGCCAGGATGCTCCGCTGAACGCACCGGATCCCTCCACTTTCTACGGCAAGGGACCCAAGGGCTACACCGACTATCCCACGCTGAAAGAAGTGGCAGCACTGGCCTGA
- a CDS encoding DUF5069 domain-containing protein: protein MSTLSHAPDLSQRPPRSPRVRLGGYVILPRMLDKGRASLIGKNGEYHYACPLDQRFLAFAGIDAEKLKEQLATGAGDEEVLNWITQNSSTKPQDWEIAHWTTYQEQRTPSDVETKGYFAKLQSSVSETREDILTWFDLLDADDFVSYGGKP, encoded by the coding sequence ATGAGCACACTCTCTCACGCGCCTGACCTCTCCCAGCGCCCGCCGCGCAGTCCCCGAGTCCGCCTTGGCGGATATGTCATCCTGCCCCGAATGCTCGACAAAGGACGCGCCTCCCTCATCGGCAAAAATGGCGAATACCACTATGCCTGCCCGCTGGATCAGCGATTTCTGGCCTTCGCCGGCATCGATGCCGAGAAGCTGAAAGAGCAACTCGCGACCGGTGCGGGCGATGAAGAGGTGTTGAACTGGATCACGCAAAACAGCAGCACGAAGCCCCAGGACTGGGAGATTGCCCACTGGACCACCTATCAGGAGCAGCGCACCCCCTCGGATGTGGAGACGAAAGGTTATTTCGCGAAACTTCAGTCTTCCGTGAGCGAGACGCGGGAAGACATCCTGACGTGGTTCGACCTGCTGGATGCGGACGATTTCGTCAGCTACGGCGGCAAACCTTGA
- a CDS encoding NAD(P)-dependent alcohol dehydrogenase, whose protein sequence is MKAARGYAAQSAESPLNSYSFERRDPQPHDVQMEVLYCGVCHSDLHQARNEWQNTIYPCVPGHEIVGRVTAVGGSVTKFKEGDLAAVGCMVDSCRECENCRAGEEQYCDQAPVFTYNGPDKHTGTQTFGGYSDSIVVDEAFVLKVPANLDLAAVAPLLCAGITTYSPLRHWNVKKGQKVGIVGLGGLGHMGLKFAHAFGAHTVLFTTSPNKVEDALKLGADEVIISKDEDAMNKHALSFDFILDAVSAQHDLNAYLNLLKRDGTLTLVGAPEHPLPVSSFSLLFKRRQLAGSLIGGIAETQEMLDFCGTHNITSEIELIKIQQVNEAYDRLLKSDVKYRFVIDMASLKESAAA, encoded by the coding sequence ATGAAAGCTGCCCGTGGTTACGCCGCCCAAAGTGCCGAAAGCCCGCTGAACTCCTATTCGTTCGAACGTCGGGATCCCCAGCCCCACGATGTGCAGATGGAGGTTCTTTACTGTGGGGTCTGCCATTCAGATCTTCATCAGGCCCGTAATGAGTGGCAGAACACGATCTACCCCTGTGTGCCCGGGCATGAGATCGTAGGGCGGGTGACGGCGGTGGGGGGCAGTGTGACGAAGTTCAAGGAGGGGGATCTGGCCGCTGTGGGCTGCATGGTGGACTCCTGTCGCGAATGTGAAAACTGTAGGGCAGGGGAGGAGCAATACTGTGATCAAGCGCCAGTATTCACCTACAATGGGCCTGACAAACACACCGGCACCCAGACCTTTGGCGGCTACTCGGACAGCATCGTGGTGGATGAAGCCTTTGTTCTGAAGGTTCCCGCCAATCTGGACCTTGCTGCAGTGGCTCCGCTGCTCTGTGCGGGCATCACCACGTACTCCCCTCTACGCCACTGGAACGTGAAGAAAGGGCAGAAGGTCGGCATCGTGGGCCTGGGCGGATTGGGCCACATGGGGTTGAAGTTCGCCCATGCCTTTGGTGCCCACACCGTCCTCTTCACCACCTCTCCGAACAAGGTGGAGGATGCTCTGAAGCTCGGCGCAGATGAGGTCATCATCTCCAAGGATGAGGACGCGATGAACAAGCACGCCCTGAGCTTTGACTTTATCCTGGATGCGGTGTCCGCCCAACATGATCTGAATGCCTACCTGAACCTGCTCAAGCGAGACGGCACTCTGACGTTGGTGGGCGCCCCGGAGCACCCACTGCCGGTGTCTTCCTTCAGCCTGCTGTTCAAGCGTCGTCAACTGGCCGGGTCCCTGATTGGCGGCATTGCAGAAACTCAGGAGATGCTGGATTTCTGCGGCACCCACAACATCACGTCAGAGATCGAACTGATCAAGATTCAGCAGGTGAATGAAGCCTATGACCGGCTGCTGAAGAGCGATGTGAAGTATCGATTCGTCATCGACATGGCTTCGCTCAAGGAGAGCGCTGCGGCATAG
- a CDS encoding MFS transporter — protein sequence MIRPSSSRTSVTLHRSTLWMMAAACGASAANIFYNQPLLGKFALAYQASPSKAGLVATAAQVGYGIGLFLFVPLGDLLNRRKVVLLLMSLCTALLAATAAAPGLLTLIWLHLLIGITTMNAQILIPFGMELSPPKERGRTVGVLMAGLLCGVLLARVVSGFVGEHIGWRMVYVLAAVIMLVILVSLYRGLPHRPPVAAHMSYGRFMKEMFQLWGRLPALWTASAVGGLSFGCFTAFWTTLSFLLMDRFGMGASAAGTFGVIGLAGVLAAPLAGRVSDRRGPRFTVTVSLLLIALSFVGMSFWLTLPMLVLGVIFMDLGVQAIQVAAQTRVISLVPDAGSRLNTFYMVMRFVGGALGSFLGATAWAHWQWPGVCCVAVGLVLAALVVHTVDRGGR from the coding sequence ATGATCCGTCCCTCCTCCTCTCGCACTTCTGTCACCCTGCATCGATCCACTTTGTGGATGATGGCGGCAGCGTGTGGGGCATCGGCGGCGAACATTTTCTACAACCAGCCCCTGCTGGGAAAGTTCGCGCTCGCCTATCAGGCCAGCCCTTCCAAGGCCGGGTTGGTGGCGACCGCGGCGCAGGTCGGCTACGGCATCGGGCTGTTCCTCTTTGTGCCATTGGGGGATCTGCTGAACCGCCGCAAGGTGGTCTTGCTCCTCATGAGCTTGTGTACAGCTCTGCTGGCCGCCACGGCTGCCGCGCCAGGGCTGCTGACGTTGATCTGGCTGCACCTGCTCATTGGCATCACCACCATGAACGCGCAGATCCTCATTCCCTTCGGCATGGAGCTTTCTCCGCCGAAAGAACGGGGGCGCACGGTGGGGGTGCTCATGGCCGGTCTGCTGTGCGGAGTGCTGCTGGCGAGGGTCGTCTCAGGCTTTGTCGGGGAGCACATCGGCTGGCGCATGGTGTACGTCCTGGCCGCGGTGATCATGCTCGTGATCCTCGTTTCCTTGTACCGGGGGCTGCCTCATCGCCCTCCGGTGGCGGCGCACATGAGCTACGGGAGGTTCATGAAAGAAATGTTCCAGCTCTGGGGACGGCTTCCGGCCCTGTGGACCGCCTCTGCGGTAGGCGGCTTGTCGTTTGGGTGCTTCACCGCGTTCTGGACCACGCTTTCTTTCCTTCTGATGGATCGTTTCGGGATGGGCGCGTCGGCCGCTGGCACCTTTGGAGTGATCGGCCTGGCCGGAGTACTGGCTGCACCGCTGGCTGGCAGGGTCTCAGACCGTCGCGGCCCCCGCTTCACGGTGACCGTTTCGCTGTTGCTGATTGCCCTTTCATTTGTCGGCATGTCCTTTTGGCTTACCCTGCCCATGCTGGTGTTGGGCGTGATCTTCATGGACCTGGGAGTACAGGCCATTCAAGTGGCCGCTCAGACCCGCGTCATCTCCCTCGTGCCTGATGCCGGGAGCAGGCTGAACACCTTTTACATGGTGATGCGATTTGTCGGGGGAGCGTTGGGTTCCTTCCTGGGGGCGACGGCGTGGGCCCACTGGCAATGGCCCGGCGTCTGCTGCGTGGCGGTGGGGTTGGTGTTGGCGGCGTTAGTTGTGCATACCGTGGACCGGGGAGGTCGGTGA